One region of Zootoca vivipara chromosome 7, rZooViv1.1, whole genome shotgun sequence genomic DNA includes:
- the MPL gene encoding thrombopoietin receptor isoform X2: MAVPLRLVRPLLAILLLISLPVLNCVYITDEEADLLAETAQDIFCFSRTFEDLTCFWDEPPHVDGAYRRFFYTYKGDRSRECTLRSAKHSDGGWRHVCIFPRNHQDVLLFAELHVEVLDTISNHTTRSQDLSVASVGLIAPPMNVTVAWPGVARELHVTWTPPPFHYAEFLAYEVIYSAEGSTEPPSRMEVKNSHTCRLRDLLPGHCYHIQVRSKPDGLSLDGLWGPWSPVILAETPHLPEEIGLQCFTPDLRQLRCWWKWETTEPGPSQSILYWAEENSRNSRMQTWQKCKGKEEEIKPHYDRHNQTCTFQPSNTSYISVLVILSQGQQEINYLKEPFQLHHVVLTAPPSILQVTVDRGVLKLEWAPPLEELAEHMVYQIQYAVQDTSKWKTLQVQYSNSSEIHLAAGGHCCLQLRAQPDGQKFQGNWSVWSEHVCTDVPPGSGSTILNVTPALLLCAGLVLGLGCIFLSIHSLKQKLWPPIPDLHHVLDGFLEDNGKHQVNAFFCNKTLEDTPLTCLLEVLSEIPLETPSSSPLLDTTQLHQTERNTQASSHLYYMVPSPSNPQGNNNENEYFGATDDGHDTLSLPLEHDLHITSELKVQLSIFTLFSTPLLAPDAKEERRWETSGDESMSATHISNQSYLLMG, translated from the exons agGCTGATCTACTGGCCGAAACAGCTCAGGACATATTCTGCTTTTCTCGAACCTTTGAGGATCTCACTTGCTTTTGGGATgaaccaccacatgtggatgGGGCATATCGGCGCTTCTTCTATACATACAAAGG AGACAGAAGCCGAGAATGCACTCTGCGGTCAGCAAAGCACAGTGATGGAGGCTGGCGCCATGTCTGCATCTTCCCCAGGAACCATCAGGATGTTCTGCTCTTTGCAGAACTCCACGTCGAGGTGTTAGACACCATTAGTAATCACACCACTCGCTCTCAGGATCTCTCAGTGGCGTCTGTTG GTCTGATTGCTCCACCAATGAATGTAACAGTGGCGTGGCCTGGAGTGGCACGAGAGTTGCATGTGACCTGGACCCCTCCACCTTTCCACTATGCAGAATTCTTGGCCTATGAggttatttacagtgctgaaggctcCACGGAGCCACCAtccagg ATGGAAGTGAAGAACAGCCATACATGTCGCCTCAGAGACCTGCTCCCTGGGCACTGCTACCACATCCAAGTACGCAGCAAGCCTGATGGCCTCTCTCTTGATGGGCTCTGGGGACCATGGTCTCCAGTAATATTAGCAGAGACACCCCATCTCCCTG AGGAAATTGGCCTGCAGTGCTTCACTCCTGACCTACGCCAATTGCGCTGCTGGTGGAAGTGGGAGACCACAGAGCCTGGCCCCTCTCAAAGCATATTGTACTGGGCAGAAGAGAACAGCAGAAATTCAAG AATGCAAACCTGGCAGAAGTGTaaggggaaagaagaggaaattaAGCCCCACTATGACCGCCATAACCAGACATGCACCTTCCAGCCTAGCAACACAAGTTATATCTCTGTCCTGGTGATTCTCAGCCAGGGACAGCAAGAAATCAACTACTTGAAAGAGCCATTCCAACTGCACCATGTTG TACTCACTGCCCCACCAAGCATCCTGCAAGTCACTGTAGACAGAGGTGTGCTAAAGTTGGAGTGGGCACCACCACTGGAAGAGTTAGCTGAACATATGGTGTATCAGATACAGTATGCAGTGCAAGACACCTCAAAATGGAAG ACTCTGCAGGTGCAGTACTCGAACAGCAGTGAAATTCATCTGGCAGCCGGGGGCCACTGCTGCCTTCAGCTGCGtgctcagccagatggacagaaGTTCCAAGGGAACTGGAGTGTGTGGTCAGAACATGTGTGCACTGATGTCCCACCTGGTTCAG GTTCAACCATCTTAAATGTGACACCTGCTCTGTTGCTCTGTGCAGGGCTTGTATTGGggctgggctgcatcttcctgTCCATTCACAG TCTGAAACAAAAGCTCTGGCCGCCCATCCCAGACCTTCACCATGTCCTGGATGGATTCCTTGAGGACAATGGAAAGCACCAG GTGAATGCTTTCTTCTGCAACAAAACTTTAGAGGACACACCTTTGACTTGCCTACTGGAAGTCCTGTCTGAGATACCCTTGGAAACGCCTAGCAGTAGCCCTCTCCTAGATACTACTCAACTGCACCAGACAGAAAGGAACACCCAGGCTTCTTCACACTTGTACTACATGGTGCCAAGTCCTAGCAATCCCCAAGggaataataatgaaaatgagTATTTTGGTGCCACTGATGATGGGCATGACACGCTCTCACTGCCCTTGGAACATGATCTACACATAACTTCAGAACTGAAGGTCCAGTTAAGTATCTTCACCTTGTTCAGCACACCACTCTTGGCTCCTGACGCAAAAGAGGAAAGAAGATGGGAAACTTCTGGGGACGAGTCCATGTCTGCCACACACATATCAAACCAGTCTTACCTGCTCATGGGCTGA
- the MPL gene encoding thrombopoietin receptor isoform X3: MAVPLRLVRPLLAILLLISLPVLNCVYITDEEADLLAETAQDIFCFSRTFEDLTCFWDEPPHVDGAYRRFFYTYKGDRSRECTLRSAKHSDGGWRHVCIFPRNHQDVLLFAELHVEVLDTISNHTTRSQDLSVASVGLIAPPMNVTVAWPGVARELHVTWTPPPFHYAEFLAYEMEVKNSHTCRLRDLLPGHCYHIQVRSKPDGLSLDGLWGPWSPVILAETPHLPEEIGLQCFTPDLRQLRCWWKWETTEPGPSQSILYWAEENSRNSRMQTWQKCKGKEEEIKPHYDRHNQTCTFQPSNTSYISVLVILSQGQQEINYLKEPFQLHHVVLTAPPSILQVTVDRGVLKLEWAPPLEELAEHMVYQIQYAVQDTSKWKTLQVQYSNSSEIHLAAGGHCCLQLRAQPDGQKFQGNWSVWSEHVCTDVPPGSGSTILNVTPALLLCAGLVLGLGCIFLSIHSSLKQKLWPPIPDLHHVLDGFLEDNGKHQVNAFFCNKTLEDTPLTCLLEVLSEIPLETPSSSPLLDTTQLHQTERNTQASSHLYYMVPSPSNPQGNNNENEYFGATDDGHDTLSLPLEHDLHITSELKVQLSIFTLFSTPLLAPDAKEERRWETSGDESMSATHISNQSYLLMG, from the exons agGCTGATCTACTGGCCGAAACAGCTCAGGACATATTCTGCTTTTCTCGAACCTTTGAGGATCTCACTTGCTTTTGGGATgaaccaccacatgtggatgGGGCATATCGGCGCTTCTTCTATACATACAAAGG AGACAGAAGCCGAGAATGCACTCTGCGGTCAGCAAAGCACAGTGATGGAGGCTGGCGCCATGTCTGCATCTTCCCCAGGAACCATCAGGATGTTCTGCTCTTTGCAGAACTCCACGTCGAGGTGTTAGACACCATTAGTAATCACACCACTCGCTCTCAGGATCTCTCAGTGGCGTCTGTTG GTCTGATTGCTCCACCAATGAATGTAACAGTGGCGTGGCCTGGAGTGGCACGAGAGTTGCATGTGACCTGGACCCCTCCACCTTTCCACTATGCAGAATTCTTGGCCTATGAg ATGGAAGTGAAGAACAGCCATACATGTCGCCTCAGAGACCTGCTCCCTGGGCACTGCTACCACATCCAAGTACGCAGCAAGCCTGATGGCCTCTCTCTTGATGGGCTCTGGGGACCATGGTCTCCAGTAATATTAGCAGAGACACCCCATCTCCCTG AGGAAATTGGCCTGCAGTGCTTCACTCCTGACCTACGCCAATTGCGCTGCTGGTGGAAGTGGGAGACCACAGAGCCTGGCCCCTCTCAAAGCATATTGTACTGGGCAGAAGAGAACAGCAGAAATTCAAG AATGCAAACCTGGCAGAAGTGTaaggggaaagaagaggaaattaAGCCCCACTATGACCGCCATAACCAGACATGCACCTTCCAGCCTAGCAACACAAGTTATATCTCTGTCCTGGTGATTCTCAGCCAGGGACAGCAAGAAATCAACTACTTGAAAGAGCCATTCCAACTGCACCATGTTG TACTCACTGCCCCACCAAGCATCCTGCAAGTCACTGTAGACAGAGGTGTGCTAAAGTTGGAGTGGGCACCACCACTGGAAGAGTTAGCTGAACATATGGTGTATCAGATACAGTATGCAGTGCAAGACACCTCAAAATGGAAG ACTCTGCAGGTGCAGTACTCGAACAGCAGTGAAATTCATCTGGCAGCCGGGGGCCACTGCTGCCTTCAGCTGCGtgctcagccagatggacagaaGTTCCAAGGGAACTGGAGTGTGTGGTCAGAACATGTGTGCACTGATGTCCCACCTGGTTCAG GTTCAACCATCTTAAATGTGACACCTGCTCTGTTGCTCTGTGCAGGGCTTGTATTGGggctgggctgcatcttcctgTCCATTCACAG CAGTCTGAAACAAAAGCTCTGGCCGCCCATCCCAGACCTTCACCATGTCCTGGATGGATTCCTTGAGGACAATGGAAAGCACCAG GTGAATGCTTTCTTCTGCAACAAAACTTTAGAGGACACACCTTTGACTTGCCTACTGGAAGTCCTGTCTGAGATACCCTTGGAAACGCCTAGCAGTAGCCCTCTCCTAGATACTACTCAACTGCACCAGACAGAAAGGAACACCCAGGCTTCTTCACACTTGTACTACATGGTGCCAAGTCCTAGCAATCCCCAAGggaataataatgaaaatgagTATTTTGGTGCCACTGATGATGGGCATGACACGCTCTCACTGCCCTTGGAACATGATCTACACATAACTTCAGAACTGAAGGTCCAGTTAAGTATCTTCACCTTGTTCAGCACACCACTCTTGGCTCCTGACGCAAAAGAGGAAAGAAGATGGGAAACTTCTGGGGACGAGTCCATGTCTGCCACACACATATCAAACCAGTCTTACCTGCTCATGGGCTGA
- the MPL gene encoding thrombopoietin receptor isoform X1, with product MAVPLRLVRPLLAILLLISLPVLNCVYITDEEADLLAETAQDIFCFSRTFEDLTCFWDEPPHVDGAYRRFFYTYKGDRSRECTLRSAKHSDGGWRHVCIFPRNHQDVLLFAELHVEVLDTISNHTTRSQDLSVASVGLIAPPMNVTVAWPGVARELHVTWTPPPFHYAEFLAYEVIYSAEGSTEPPSRMEVKNSHTCRLRDLLPGHCYHIQVRSKPDGLSLDGLWGPWSPVILAETPHLPEEIGLQCFTPDLRQLRCWWKWETTEPGPSQSILYWAEENSRNSRMQTWQKCKGKEEEIKPHYDRHNQTCTFQPSNTSYISVLVILSQGQQEINYLKEPFQLHHVVLTAPPSILQVTVDRGVLKLEWAPPLEELAEHMVYQIQYAVQDTSKWKTLQVQYSNSSEIHLAAGGHCCLQLRAQPDGQKFQGNWSVWSEHVCTDVPPGSGSTILNVTPALLLCAGLVLGLGCIFLSIHSSLKQKLWPPIPDLHHVLDGFLEDNGKHQVNAFFCNKTLEDTPLTCLLEVLSEIPLETPSSSPLLDTTQLHQTERNTQASSHLYYMVPSPSNPQGNNNENEYFGATDDGHDTLSLPLEHDLHITSELKVQLSIFTLFSTPLLAPDAKEERRWETSGDESMSATHISNQSYLLMG from the exons agGCTGATCTACTGGCCGAAACAGCTCAGGACATATTCTGCTTTTCTCGAACCTTTGAGGATCTCACTTGCTTTTGGGATgaaccaccacatgtggatgGGGCATATCGGCGCTTCTTCTATACATACAAAGG AGACAGAAGCCGAGAATGCACTCTGCGGTCAGCAAAGCACAGTGATGGAGGCTGGCGCCATGTCTGCATCTTCCCCAGGAACCATCAGGATGTTCTGCTCTTTGCAGAACTCCACGTCGAGGTGTTAGACACCATTAGTAATCACACCACTCGCTCTCAGGATCTCTCAGTGGCGTCTGTTG GTCTGATTGCTCCACCAATGAATGTAACAGTGGCGTGGCCTGGAGTGGCACGAGAGTTGCATGTGACCTGGACCCCTCCACCTTTCCACTATGCAGAATTCTTGGCCTATGAggttatttacagtgctgaaggctcCACGGAGCCACCAtccagg ATGGAAGTGAAGAACAGCCATACATGTCGCCTCAGAGACCTGCTCCCTGGGCACTGCTACCACATCCAAGTACGCAGCAAGCCTGATGGCCTCTCTCTTGATGGGCTCTGGGGACCATGGTCTCCAGTAATATTAGCAGAGACACCCCATCTCCCTG AGGAAATTGGCCTGCAGTGCTTCACTCCTGACCTACGCCAATTGCGCTGCTGGTGGAAGTGGGAGACCACAGAGCCTGGCCCCTCTCAAAGCATATTGTACTGGGCAGAAGAGAACAGCAGAAATTCAAG AATGCAAACCTGGCAGAAGTGTaaggggaaagaagaggaaattaAGCCCCACTATGACCGCCATAACCAGACATGCACCTTCCAGCCTAGCAACACAAGTTATATCTCTGTCCTGGTGATTCTCAGCCAGGGACAGCAAGAAATCAACTACTTGAAAGAGCCATTCCAACTGCACCATGTTG TACTCACTGCCCCACCAAGCATCCTGCAAGTCACTGTAGACAGAGGTGTGCTAAAGTTGGAGTGGGCACCACCACTGGAAGAGTTAGCTGAACATATGGTGTATCAGATACAGTATGCAGTGCAAGACACCTCAAAATGGAAG ACTCTGCAGGTGCAGTACTCGAACAGCAGTGAAATTCATCTGGCAGCCGGGGGCCACTGCTGCCTTCAGCTGCGtgctcagccagatggacagaaGTTCCAAGGGAACTGGAGTGTGTGGTCAGAACATGTGTGCACTGATGTCCCACCTGGTTCAG GTTCAACCATCTTAAATGTGACACCTGCTCTGTTGCTCTGTGCAGGGCTTGTATTGGggctgggctgcatcttcctgTCCATTCACAG CAGTCTGAAACAAAAGCTCTGGCCGCCCATCCCAGACCTTCACCATGTCCTGGATGGATTCCTTGAGGACAATGGAAAGCACCAG GTGAATGCTTTCTTCTGCAACAAAACTTTAGAGGACACACCTTTGACTTGCCTACTGGAAGTCCTGTCTGAGATACCCTTGGAAACGCCTAGCAGTAGCCCTCTCCTAGATACTACTCAACTGCACCAGACAGAAAGGAACACCCAGGCTTCTTCACACTTGTACTACATGGTGCCAAGTCCTAGCAATCCCCAAGggaataataatgaaaatgagTATTTTGGTGCCACTGATGATGGGCATGACACGCTCTCACTGCCCTTGGAACATGATCTACACATAACTTCAGAACTGAAGGTCCAGTTAAGTATCTTCACCTTGTTCAGCACACCACTCTTGGCTCCTGACGCAAAAGAGGAAAGAAGATGGGAAACTTCTGGGGACGAGTCCATGTCTGCCACACACATATCAAACCAGTCTTACCTGCTCATGGGCTGA